The genomic window CTGGGTGCTTGCTGGAGTGCTTCCAGGAGAGGTGTTCTGCTCCAGGCACTTGACAGTATTCCCTAATTACCAGCTTGGATTGGTACCTTCCCTTTGTGCCTCCTTGCATTGTTTCTTACTTCTGTAGTCAGCAGTTTTAAATGATGGAGTTATTTAtctattattaataaaaattaacgTCAGCCTTCTTGAAAACTTTAGTGGCTGCTTATGGAGTGtcagtttaataatttataCTCGTCCCACATTCTCTGGTACTCCAAATCTGAATTTGTCttttagaataaattaaatgatAGGGATTAAAGCCTTTTACAGAGGGCCTCCGTGAGACTGATTTGTAACAATCTGTATTTGCAGCCTGATACTGCTACACTGAGCAGCTGCCTGAGAGAGCAGCAACTTAAGTTTGTATCTTTAAAGGATAATACTGTATTTATTCAGCAATATTAGATAAAAAGTAATGCTAGTAGTTATTAACTGCAGCGTGAAGCTTGATCGCAAGCAGCGTGGGTTAAAGAGGGCTTTATACAAAGCTGCCAGGCCACTTTTTGTTGCTTTCTGCCCTGCCCTTTTGAGGTCCCAGCTGCCTTTAAGGTGACAGAGCAGTTGATATTTTTAACAGTCTTATCCCCCAAAATTATGAGTTGCTTCACAGGTGCCTGCCGTGGAAACCCCAGCGGTCACATTTGCCCCAAGTCACAGTTTTAAACCTGAGGGTGCTTAAAACAGGGAGCACAAACAGTTGCTGCAAGGTCTTTTTAAGGCTGAATTGTTAGTGAAAAAGTAgctcacataaaaaaaaaaaaaagtagctcaCATAAAAAGCAAGCAGAGTCCTGGCGGTTACTCATGTGTAACACGTTTTACACCTGTTACACGTTACAGTGAAAACTTGGCTTCATGTTGGATGTTACCAGAGTGGTGAACAGTGGCACACTGAGACCTAAACCCCGTGTTCTGATGGAATTGGAACCACAGTCCTGACTTTGGGTTGTGGGCTCCCATTCAAGACTTGGAGCTGTTGTCTTGGATTGATGATTTCTGGCATGGTTGTAGCTGTGGCTTTACAGTGCTTTGTTTTAACCAACCAGTTGCCACTTTGGCACCACTGCAAGATACATGTATTTGTAAGAGAGCTGTTTTCCCCCAGAGCCCATTCCactgatttttctccctttctcctggAGATTTTTAACTCTTCTTCCTCCATAATCCTCCTTTGCCTCCTGGTAGATTCCTGGGGTGTGGGTTTGAAGCCTTGTTTCTGCCAGGAAGACAAGGCTATTGAGAGGTGCAGGTTAGAGAACACTCTCCTTGTGACACTTACTGCTGCTTCTATTTGTGATTTGTGCTCTCACTTGAACCATCTAATGCCTGCACCGTGAAGGGGTGGGCTGTGATTTCGTAAAGGAAGGAGGGACTGGCTTGTTACAGTCctagtaataaaatatttttgagttttaGTTTACAATATTCAGTTCGCAAagatttaaaatactatttctgCTAGTGCAGCTGTAAAGTAAGTTTTAATCATTCTTTGGAAACTGTATTCACTATTCCTAGGCCTTATCCTGATTCTTTTCACTCATAAATCAACTTTGCCTGCTCTGGTGTCCTCGAATGGACATGCAAAATCCTACTCACCTGCTGCAGAAGTGTGTGGGCTGATTACACAACTGAAGGTTGATGAACTATGGATATAAGGTGCTAGAGCTTGTACAGTGGTAGAAACTGTGCTAATTCACacaattcattatttaaaaaaagccccaaaccaacccaaacttACTGTGGGTATTAAAATAGCTACATCTCACTGAATAATTtaacttcttttctgtttcctcccCCACTCCCTCAGGTCCCAAGACAGTGTTTTTCTGGGCACCGATTATGAAATGGGTAAGTATAAGATCCCAGCTGGTGTCTGGGTGTCAATCAGCAGCAATCCATTTGAGAAAGCAATGGTTTCCCAGCAGATATCTGAGCCTACAGAAAGATTCAACACTGGGGctctaatttttaatatatgtggAGGAACAAAATTAACCTTGGTAACCCAGAGCACAACACGTAGGGAGAAAATGCTTTGTGGAAAAACTGTACTTTTCACTGCAAGTTTCACAAAAGCTTTCTCTTGTGGAACACTAGCTCCAGGTAGGCATGAGCTGGCATAATGCAAAACCCCTAAAGCATGTATTTCTTCAGAGATTGAGGAATCTGAAGAGGATCTTAGGGAAGCTAAATCCCTAGGCCTCCTAAGCTTGAAGGTAGGTTAAAGCATGTCAGAGTGCAAGGTAGtcttgagaaaacagaagaaaaaggcagctgCCATTTTGGCTGTCAGTGGCTCTCTGAATCCTGTGAGGTTCCACTTCCCACTTGGCTGTACCTCTGGCCTCTGTTTGTGCCCAGGTGAAGTATTTGCCTCCTCCTAATTCACTGTACTCCTCATAGTTGTTGTATTGgcacagacaaaacaaaacgaCCTCCAAGCCCACAGAAGCTGTTTGATCTCCTCGTTTGATAAGCAGCAAGGATGTCACCTGCTCTTGCTACTGCCAGCTGGTTCCTCACTTTGCcattgtggattttttttgtgaactCCTGTAACATGACTATGAAATTATATGTCCAGTAGAGGGCAATAACACAACAAACAAGTCAGGCAGTGTGTTTACTACTAATGCTGTCACAAGTAGATCAGCCAAGCTATTCCTCAGTTCACCTAGAAGTTTTCCACTTttactgaaattatatttaaaaataagcactttTATCCCCTTTAAATGAAGCTGAGTGAAGACTGTACGGTGTCACACCTACATCTTTACCAGCAATATCTTAGCCTGAACTGTAGGAAAAAGGGCCTTATTTAGATAAGCATGTACTTGTtgcttacaaaaaaacccaggtttGGTTAAGAAAGCAGCTGTGCTAAAATTAACCTCGTTcttgaattaataaaaaaattgccaCTGCCTGGGATTTTATTGCCAGCCAGTTGAAACCCTCATAACTGTGTCCTTATCCCTACCACAAGGGACTGGAAGTGGGTGGTGCCTCCAAGAGTCTAATTGCTCACACAGTGCATCCACTCTCCTGCATAATGCATGTAGCTGGGAAGCAACTTCCCCTTGTAAATCCCTTGACCTGTTACAGGAGGTCCTGCACTGGTGCTCACTGAATTTCTCTTTACAGGGTTTGGTGTGTGCTGGACTGGCTGACATGGCCAGACCAGCAGAAaagctcagcacagcacagtctgCAGTACTAATGGCCACAGGTAAAGCCACAGTTACTCCATGTTTTTGCCATCTCTGAACCTGAATACACTCCTTTCCAAATCCTCCATCAGCACTAATCAGCACTTCTATAGAAAGGCTTTATCTGTAACATGCCAGCTCTCACTATTGCTGTTGGATGATAGTTCTGGGACAGCTGTATACTTTTTATCAAACCTGTAAGTGTTCTGTAATCATGTAACAGTTTTCTACACGTGTCTGGACAATTTGCAATTGTCCAGACCAAACTGCTAAGAGTTAGGACATGAGTTTCATCCCTTAAGTTACCATGAGACCACTCATTCCAGTAGGTGCCCTCTTTTGCTTCAGATCAAGTAATTTTGAAATCGGGCCAGGATATagtgactttttttaaacagacttTAGGGATTAAAGAATGGCAGGGTATTTACACTAACTGGAAGGAATCTGCAGATCTTACAAGGAATTGGAAGCAGTGGTACATGGACTACTGCACTGCTGCCTGCCAAGAACGTTCACACTGGCAGAAGCAATAGTCTGTAAtgacagaatcatttaggttggaaaagacctctaagatcattgaatccaaccaataacccagcagtgccaagctcaccactaaaccatgtccctaaatgACACATCTGCACATCTtatgactccaccacttccctgggcagcctgtttcgatgctgacaaccctttcagtgaagacgttttttcctgatatccaattTAAACCCCATCAGCGCAACTTGGGGACATTTCTTCTCGCCCTGTCTGTCACTTGttccctgagagcagagcccaaaccccacctggctacaacctcctttcagggagttgtagagagtgataaggtcactcctgagcctccttttcttcaggttaAATTATCCAAGCTGGACATACTACAGCAAAATACCACTACCCTGCAACTGTGCTGGAGAATTAAGGTTTCTACTCTGTAGAGTACAGAGATTTTTGTTTGATATTCAGACTACGATTGACCTTACTGTCTAGTTATTTTGGGAAAATGCAGTACATACCTGTAGCCATCCCAGTGGCACTTGCTGCACTTATCACTGAGAAACAGGTAGCTATGAAAAAAGCAGTTGTCTAACATGAAGTTGTAAAACTTGTCTCCTTAGACCGGCCCACGTATCAGTCTCCAAACTTAGGGAAATGCCCGAGCATTTTGCTTTGAAGGACTAACATCTTTAAACCTTCCATTTGATTCAACAGGCCTTATTTGGTCACGATACTCTCTAGTTATTATTCCTAAAAACTGGAGTCTGTTTGCTGTGAACTTCTTTGTTGGCTGTGCCGGTGGCTCTCAGCTCTTCCGGATATGGAGGTAAGTGTTAAGAGGGGCTTCTCCACCTTCTCTAACTGAGCATTCCAACCACCTCTTCTTAACCAGGAATTCATAAATGCTGCCAGCCTCAATGTCAGTGCATCAGGCAAGAGGAACTGCATGATTAATTAAACACTGCACAACTCTTTTGCTACGCTGTTAGTTTTCCAGTTCAGTTGGAGGGAAGATTTAAATAGTTTCAATCCAACTAGAGCACGTGTTAAGGAATGCTCCATGTAAGCTGCAGTTTCTGGGTCTAAGGCATTTAAAAGCTGTGGTTCTGACTGACAAACAGCCTAGACTTTGTCCTCATAAGCTCTGCACTTCTCTCAGCTTTCAGCATTGAATCTTGTCAGTTCCAGCAGCATCAAAGGATTCTTAAGCAGAGCagcacttttcatttttttttaattatttctagaGGGAAACTTTGGAGTTTTCTGGCTTCAGGACTGGCCAGGAATGTAGCAAACTTAGCTACTTTGGAACTTTTTACATGAATTAAGCTATCCTGTGCTGAGTTTCCACCCTCAAGCTCATTGTAATTTTAAACCTCCTCTGCTGAACAGATTGTTAGGAAGACACTGTTATTGTAACTATTCTATTCTTAGCCTGtgctatttgtttttttcctataggTATAATCAGGagctaaaagcaaaacaacaagaGCAGGTGCAGTAAAGAGATGCTTAACCCAACAGGTCAAATCTAACAACGCACAAACCCATCCCCATGGGACCCAGCTTCACtaattttaatgtgcttttccTCAGAGAAGAATCAAAGAGGAAATTTAAATGCCTAGAGAGCAAATGTTTTCTAAGTGCAAATAACAGAAGTATCACCACACATTTCAATAAAGGGTGACCttttaaatcaaagcaaaactgTGTGTTTGTATTGTCTCTTTAAAGAGACACTGACTGTGGACTGTGCCTGGAATGAGTTGCTGGGTCTCACCTTATCTGACTCCAGGAGTGACACAGTGCTGGTGACAGCCAAAGCCTCAGACTGAAGTGATCTTTCCTGTCACACTCAGACCTGGGCAGGGGTTTACcacactttcagaaaacaacagTAGAGTAGCATTCATATTTCGTTCCCTGATGCTCTTTCCTGGTAGCTAAGGACATCCTTTCCAGCTTCAGTTATGTGTATCTTCATTTGTTTCTCAGCCACCACAAAAGGAGAACAAACTAGTATGTGCCACTGGTGTTTTAGCTTCTGTCATCCTTTATAACTCGAGGCAGAAGAGCATTGCATTGAAGTACCAGAGCTCAGGAATTTATATCCAGGGGAGACGATGACAGGGACCAGGTAGCTTCTTCAGGATTGAGCTTTCATGAAAATGAAAGCCTTGAAATACTGGAGTTTTGCAAGGTCCTATTTTATGTCTCTCTCCACCCCTACTCTCCCCTAGCCTCAAGTGAGTTATCACTCCAGcatggcaggggtggaaagGAACTGCACCTTGCTGTGGCACCGATGGTCCCCTCCTTTACTCACCCTTTGTACAGTGTTCTATTATCCTGTGCAAAGCATCTGTGCAGGACACTCCAAGGAAAGCATTTTCCATTCTTACAAGGCATGCACCTGATACTCTGTCAGCTCCCCTTTTTCAAAGGCTGTCCCACAGTGAAGCCAGTAGTGTTCTGCTACAGTTCCACTTGCATTCCTTGGCTCTTCCAGCCGGAGCAGTAACACAGGGTGTGAATTCCAAGGGTGAGCTCTCCAGCTGTGTTGTTGCTGAGTGGACACAGGCTGCAGTGACTGAAGAACATTGCCAGAGGCAGAGGTGTTGTGTTTCAgtccccctcccttcccaatcCTCAACCAGGTAAAATTCATCCAGCAAACcagtaatgggaaaaaaaaaaaaagtgtattaaaatattcacaagATTACAATACAAAACATGGAAGTccattcaagaaaaaatatccaAGATAACTGTTTCCAGATGAGTCTGTAAAAGCAAAAGCACTAACAGTTGGTACACTGGCTCTTCAAGTAATCAGGCCATGCAATGCATATCTAGCTCCCTCACACAGATTATACACCTGTCTTAcaggtgtttgttttcttgcacACCTCCAGGACAGAGGTTCACAAAAGACAAGTACCCGTGTACTCTGTTTTCAGTCACATTTACCACGTAAGAACAGCTGGCATTGCAGGGAGACAGAAGACATTGCACAGCACACTGATCTCCAAAGGCATGGAACTTAAGATTTTAGAGTGCAAAAATACCTGTAAATGAAAGGGCTTATTAGCTTTAGGGCAgtgaagagaagggaaagagaagccTCAAGAAGAGTATAATTGCTGAGCGTAGTTAACATGATTTTGTAGTGTCCCATATAAAAATGTCACCTAAATACTAGAACAGCCCAGAAGTCTTACCCATCTTCTCCACTTTGgtggttttaaagagaaaatatttccatcacCTATTATACAATAAGAGCATTTGAGGTCCCAGGCAGATACATTAGTAATGCAAAATTCCAAGACAAGATTTCAATAGAGATTGAAGGTGTTTTGGTTACAAATCAAATCAGTCTGTGCCTGACCTCAGTGAATCCACTCTAAGGCGATGCAGCTCCCAAGTTGCACATACATATTTACTGCAGTTACAGATGGTTACCTAAACAGTTCTCACAggtttaaaaagtttaaaaaccGAATTACAGCTCTTCTAGTCGCAAACTGAAATATCACTAAAGctttgagagaaaacaaaaccctgcaGGTCTCTGGTTGTAAATGACACATTGGACAATGAGTTACAGGGACGTACTTGCCACCCTGTTATGGCTCTTAGTGCCACCTCGTGAACATGGTGACCATCTTCCCCACAGAACAACTGCTGAAGTCAGAAGGGGCAGTGGAAATCTGATGTACTGAGTACAGCTCCCAAATTACTTCCATCGGTACCTTACAATTATTTGTAATCCTTCTCCTGAAATTCATTTATGGTACTCAAAAATAAGGAAGATTTCAGATTGATCCCAGTTTTGTTTGCATGATGAATAAAAGAGAATTCATTGCAAGTCTTTTCCATCACACAGACCTTCCCCAGGTCCACTATCCAGGAGCAATGACCCACCTAGTTTTACTCCTTGAGGCTGCTGCCTCAAGAGAGGCACCTACTcctctgctgggctgctgcaaGCTTGGCAAGCagcacttctttttaaaatagatggTCCTAAAAAGAGCTGGCAGCAGTCCTACAGCAGGACAAGGGCAAGGCCCTTCGTGCTGCTCAAAGTTCAAGCTGTTCTTTTTCCACCTtgcaaggagcagcagagcaagcAGAGCTAAACTTCTGGTCACCACAACGTCAGGATACGATGACCTTGTTTGACTTTAACCTCTGCTTGCTTTACCCATCAAGGAAGTAGAAGTCCTCTGTCTCCTGTGACTTTACTAAGTAAGCCAACTCACCATCAGTCCCTTTCATCAGCAGAGGTTATTGTATCATTAAATGAGATAAGATAACCTGATGGAACAGAAAGTTCACAAGTGTTGTCTCACAATGCCTGAAGTCCTTTTGACTTCAGTCTGTTACTTAATAGCTAcattattcacatttttatgaccaaaaaaaaaaaaaaaaaa from Chiroxiphia lanceolata isolate bChiLan1 chromosome 2, bChiLan1.pri, whole genome shotgun sequence includes these protein-coding regions:
- the MPC2 gene encoding mitochondrial pyruvate carrier 2 encodes the protein MAAAAAGLRASYHRLLDRIELMLPPRFRPFYNHPAGPKTVFFWAPIMKWGLVCAGLADMARPAEKLSTAQSAVLMATGLIWSRYSLVIIPKNWSLFAVNFFVGCAGGSQLFRIWRYNQELKAKQQEQVQ